In Paraburkholderia bryophila, a single genomic region encodes these proteins:
- a CDS encoding AAA family ATPase: MKLIKYRVTNFRSVKDSGDIDAGNVAALIGVNESGKTNLLLPLWKLNPAREGEIQPTSDYPKTMFADVRAKPGDFRFISADFDASSLRDKLVALTKLDAAQLEVVRVDRYFDGKHAISFPQFAPKTTVAASEIKSELTTLTTDVERTDALKSEEPLKSTIVGAVRALAESICQDWATQDLDTAIESLNKLLPDQPAKTSTIVPRTQQTIDVLTEWLSHIRSPAPEDVEGIRDLVLKALPKFVYYSNYGNLDSEIYLPHVVQNLERKDLGAKEAAKARTLRVLFSFVRLQPKEILELGRDFKDTSNQNRQPTEDEIAKIAERKRERSILLQSAGTTLTKEFKSWWKQGDYRFRFEADGDHFRIWVSDDRRPEEVELENRSTGLQWFLSFYLVFLVESQGDHEDAILLLDEPGLSLHPLAQRDLSAFFDGLTKTNQIIYTTHSPFLIDPDRLDRVRKVYVAADGSTESSPNLRQSGADPAHAGAAYAVYSALNLNVAESLLLGCRPVVVEGASDQHYLTMIKVLLIGAGKITPRRELVFPPAGGTKTLRITAGILTGRDETLPVVLLDGDHMGSRMAAELSSGLYNGEEKNVLLTDEFVGFQGSELEDLIPHQRFVDAVDRVFRAPEQQFSEVASMGKPIVPQVEAWAKREGIELTPGWKVEVAKRVKAILLSKGIDDVKDDLIDRWVRLFARFEPSVN; this comes from the coding sequence GTATCGGGTAACGAATTTCCGCTCCGTGAAGGACAGCGGCGATATTGATGCCGGCAACGTTGCCGCGCTGATCGGTGTCAACGAGTCAGGAAAGACGAATTTGCTGCTTCCGCTTTGGAAGCTCAATCCTGCCCGCGAAGGCGAGATTCAACCGACATCTGACTACCCAAAGACGATGTTCGCAGATGTGCGTGCCAAGCCGGGAGACTTTCGATTCATCAGTGCCGATTTTGATGCCAGCTCTCTCAGAGACAAGCTGGTGGCGTTGACGAAACTGGATGCTGCACAACTGGAGGTTGTGCGTGTTGACAGGTACTTCGATGGAAAACATGCAATTTCGTTTCCGCAGTTTGCGCCCAAGACAACCGTCGCCGCCTCGGAGATCAAGAGCGAGTTGACGACCTTGACCACAGACGTTGAGCGAACAGACGCGCTCAAGAGCGAAGAACCTCTCAAGTCGACGATCGTTGGCGCTGTTCGCGCTTTGGCCGAGTCCATCTGCCAAGACTGGGCTACGCAGGACCTCGATACCGCCATTGAGTCGCTGAATAAGTTGTTGCCAGACCAGCCAGCCAAGACGTCGACGATCGTTCCTCGTACGCAGCAGACGATCGACGTCCTGACCGAATGGTTGTCCCACATCAGGTCGCCTGCCCCCGAAGACGTCGAAGGCATTCGAGATCTTGTCTTGAAAGCGCTGCCTAAGTTTGTCTACTACTCCAACTATGGAAACCTGGACTCGGAAATTTATCTCCCGCATGTGGTTCAGAATCTCGAGAGAAAGGATCTGGGGGCCAAGGAGGCGGCGAAAGCTCGGACCCTCCGCGTGTTGTTCAGCTTTGTTCGCCTCCAACCGAAGGAGATCCTTGAACTTGGCCGCGACTTCAAAGACACGAGCAATCAGAATCGGCAGCCCACCGAAGACGAGATTGCAAAAATCGCTGAGCGCAAGCGAGAGCGCTCCATCCTGCTACAGTCTGCGGGCACGACTTTGACCAAGGAGTTCAAGTCTTGGTGGAAACAAGGCGACTACCGGTTCCGATTCGAAGCGGACGGTGATCACTTCCGCATCTGGGTGTCGGATGACCGGCGTCCGGAAGAAGTCGAGCTTGAGAATCGCAGTACGGGGTTGCAATGGTTCCTGAGCTTCTACCTCGTGTTTCTAGTTGAAAGCCAAGGCGACCACGAAGACGCCATTCTTCTGCTTGATGAGCCAGGCCTATCCCTTCATCCCCTCGCCCAGCGCGATCTATCGGCCTTCTTCGATGGGTTGACCAAGACCAACCAGATCATCTATACGACGCACTCGCCTTTCCTCATTGATCCCGACCGGTTGGATCGGGTGCGGAAGGTCTATGTCGCTGCGGATGGCTCGACCGAGTCTTCGCCGAATCTGCGTCAGTCAGGTGCGGACCCGGCACATGCCGGTGCAGCATACGCCGTGTACTCGGCACTAAATCTGAACGTCGCTGAAAGCCTGCTACTGGGCTGTCGTCCAGTCGTTGTCGAGGGCGCCTCCGATCAGCACTATCTGACGATGATTAAGGTGCTTCTTATCGGTGCGGGGAAGATCACACCTCGCCGCGAGCTGGTGTTCCCGCCCGCAGGTGGAACCAAGACGTTAAGGATCACCGCTGGAATTTTAACTGGCCGAGACGAGACGCTCCCGGTCGTTCTACTGGATGGCGATCACATGGGCAGCAGGATGGCGGCAGAGCTGAGCAGCGGCCTCTATAACGGTGAGGAGAAGAATGTCCTATTGACGGACGAATTTGTTGGCTTCCAAGGTTCAGAGTTGGAGGATTTGATTCCCCATCAGCGCTTCGTGGACGCTGTAGATCGCGTTTTTCGCGCCCCGGAACAGCAGTTCTCGGAAGTCGCCTCGATGGGAAAGCCCATCGTGCCGCAGGTTGAGGCGTGGGCTAAGCGCGAAGGCATCGAACTCACGCCGGGCTGGAAGGTGGAAGTTGCTAAGCGCGTGAAGGCCATCTTGCTGTCGAAGGGGATCGACGATGTCAAAGACGATCTGATTGATCGATGGGTACGGCTCTTCGCCCGGTTCGAGCCGTCCGTCAATTGA